The sequence TTCTACTAATTTGTCTCCTACAGAAACTTCATCAGCAGTAGCAACTCTTTTTAATCCTTCACTATTTAACTTAACTGTATCAATACCAAAGTGAACAATCATTTCTAATTCGTCTTTAGTTTCAAAACTAACAGCGTGATTTGTATCAAAGATATCAATTTCAGCGTTAACTGGTGCATATATAGCTCCTTCAGTTGGATCTATTGCGCATCCATCTCCTATCATTTTTTGAGCGAAAGCTTCATCAGGTACTTCTTCTAAAGGTATTACCTTTCCGTTAAGTGGTGAAAAAATTTCAACTACATTTTGTTTCTTTTTCCCTTTAAACATATCAAAAAATCCCATATCATTCTCCTTATCCTTAATTTATTTTTATCTTACGTTAACATTATTTCATATTTCTTAAAATAAATCAATAACTTTTTTGACAAAATTTATTATTATTTTTGAGCCTTTTTTTTAAAAGAATTATAATATCCAACTGAAAAATATGTTTTTAGAACATCAAATCAGAAAGTTTCTTATAAATCAATACAGAATCAGGAATATCTTTCATACAAATTCCATTAAACTTTTTACAAGATTTTTTTCCCTTGTGATTAGCTAGTAAGATATTACCAAGCTCAGTCCTATTTTGAAAAATATTCATTTTTAGATTAACTTCTGCTACATCTTTAAAAAAGATTTTTTTAGTTCTCAAATTAAACAAGCCTTTTTTATACTCTATTCTATCTTTATATATGTAGTACTGTGTATTAGAATAGCTACTTTTACAATATAAAAGAGTAACCACAGGGAATAAAATAAAGGTGACTATTCCAATTCCAATGCCTAAATATAAAGGCGCTATTATACTTGTGATTTTATGCG is a genomic window of Fusobacterium sp. JB019 containing:
- a CDS encoding PTS glucose transporter subunit IIA — protein: MGFFDMFKGKKKQNVVEIFSPLNGKVIPLEEVPDEAFAQKMIGDGCAIDPTEGAIYAPVNAEIDIFDTNHAVSFETKDELEMIVHFGIDTVKLNSEGLKRVATADEVSVGDKLVEYDLAYIKENAKSTKTPIIITSMDIVDNIEVVAKGDVKVGDLLMKVTLK
- a CDS encoding PH domain-containing protein, producing MLSNKKFIFKIKPKFNKKIIFLRLLPIHAFISLWLGFFSGIVAHKITSIIAPLYLGIGIGIVTFILFPVVTLLYCKSSYSNTQYYIYKDRIEYKKGLFNLRTKKIFFKDVAEVNLKMNIFQNRTELGNILLANHKGKKSCKKFNGICMKDIPDSVLIYKKLSDLMF